The proteins below come from a single Plantactinospora sp. KBS50 genomic window:
- a CDS encoding glycoside hydrolase family 19 protein has protein sequence MKIGKLIAARQAEKSVLNLNATHLVLALIGLIGFGPLVALALVALVVVIAVLLVLGAASSSDAGPVDPSASAIPADVLTAMTGDGKGTFAEHLVPRPDAVEPIKDAATECDLISPAILAAQIEVESGFDAGKIGPDGREGISQVPQAAFTKLGEDDDGNGQISALDVSDSIHAQARYLCALATEIGKLLDDGTIVGDRLSLTLLAYRAGLDAVTRAGGMKAVDPGSYPFQVRALFRKYLTDAPEASASAPGASPSGASPTGADPTGASPQVVARQRIDEEDGVGLTVAEFERMFPSRNSFYTYQGLVEAMSRFPAFAGAGDPAVRRRELAAFLANVDHESGGLVYVEEVNRSLWGNYCDAAQPYGCPAGQTAYHGRGPIQLSWNTNYKAAGDAIGIDLLNDPDRVRREPAVAWQTALWFWMTQTGAGTMTPHAAITGTGGFGETIRSINGALECNGGNTAQVRSRIDSYQRFAAALGVDPGDHLDC, from the coding sequence ATGAAGATCGGAAAGCTGATCGCCGCGCGGCAGGCGGAGAAGTCGGTGCTGAATCTGAACGCGACCCACCTCGTGCTGGCGCTGATCGGCCTCATCGGGTTCGGCCCGCTGGTGGCACTCGCCCTCGTCGCGCTGGTGGTGGTCATCGCCGTGCTGCTCGTGCTCGGCGCCGCCTCTTCCTCCGACGCCGGCCCGGTCGACCCGTCGGCGTCTGCGATCCCGGCGGACGTGCTCACGGCGATGACCGGCGACGGCAAGGGCACCTTCGCCGAACACCTGGTGCCGCGGCCGGACGCCGTCGAACCGATCAAGGATGCGGCCACGGAGTGCGACCTGATCAGCCCGGCGATCCTGGCGGCGCAGATCGAGGTCGAGTCGGGTTTCGACGCGGGCAAGATCGGACCGGACGGCCGGGAGGGCATCTCCCAGGTGCCGCAGGCCGCCTTCACCAAGCTCGGCGAGGACGACGACGGCAACGGCCAGATCTCCGCATTGGACGTCTCCGACTCGATCCACGCCCAGGCGCGGTACCTCTGTGCACTGGCCACCGAGATCGGGAAGCTGCTCGACGACGGAACGATCGTCGGTGACCGGCTCAGCCTGACGCTGCTGGCGTACCGGGCCGGCCTGGACGCCGTCACCCGGGCCGGCGGGATGAAGGCCGTCGACCCGGGCAGCTACCCGTTCCAGGTCCGGGCGCTGTTCCGCAAGTACCTGACCGACGCACCGGAGGCCTCGGCGAGCGCGCCCGGCGCGAGTCCGTCCGGCGCGAGTCCGACCGGCGCCGACCCGACCGGCGCCAGCCCGCAGGTCGTCGCCAGGCAGCGGATCGACGAGGAGGACGGGGTGGGGTTGACCGTCGCGGAGTTCGAGCGGATGTTCCCGTCCCGGAACAGCTTCTACACCTATCAGGGGCTGGTCGAGGCGATGAGCCGGTTCCCGGCGTTCGCCGGCGCCGGTGACCCGGCGGTCCGGCGGCGGGAACTCGCGGCCTTCCTGGCGAACGTCGACCACGAGTCCGGCGGACTCGTCTACGTCGAGGAGGTCAACCGGTCGCTGTGGGGAAACTACTGCGACGCGGCGCAGCCGTACGGGTGTCCGGCCGGGCAGACCGCGTACCACGGGCGCGGCCCGATCCAGTTGAGCTGGAACACCAACTACAAGGCCGCGGGCGACGCGATCGGGATCGACCTGCTGAACGACCCCGACCGGGTGCGGCGGGAGCCGGCGGTGGCCTGGCAGACCGCACTGTGGTTCTGGATGACGCAGACCGGCGCCGGCACGATGACCCCGCATGCGGCGATCACCGGCACCGGTGGCTTCGGGGAGACCATCCGCAGCATCAACGGTGCCCTGGAGTGCAACGGCGGCAACACCGCCCAGGTGCGCAGCCGGATCGACTCCTACCAGCGGTTCGCGGCGGCTCTCGGTGTCGACCCGGGCGACCACCTCGACTGCTGA
- a CDS encoding DUF6668 family protein, whose translation MSLRATSERRSPTGTGGAAADSPTDTTGVRRAARHRRRTTTTTLSDAGFCWVAAHGGAGTTTLATVLGGLDAGCRWPEPADGEPARVLLVARTHAAGMRAASRALNAMREGRHPPGMRLVALVLVADAPGRLPIALHSRVRVLRSVAPVCRIPWIAEWRSGRTARAIPRQLVRLGQLVGAHPDGTLG comes from the coding sequence GTGAGCCTGCGAGCGACGTCGGAACGGCGCAGCCCGACCGGGACCGGCGGCGCGGCGGCCGACAGCCCGACCGACACCACCGGCGTACGCCGGGCGGCCCGGCACCGGCGCAGGACGACCACGACGACCCTGTCGGACGCCGGCTTCTGCTGGGTCGCCGCGCACGGCGGGGCCGGCACCACCACCCTCGCCACGGTGCTGGGCGGGCTCGACGCCGGTTGCCGGTGGCCGGAACCGGCCGACGGCGAGCCGGCCCGGGTGCTGCTGGTGGCCCGGACGCACGCCGCCGGAATGCGGGCGGCGTCCCGGGCACTGAACGCGATGCGGGAGGGCCGGCATCCGCCCGGCATGCGGCTGGTGGCGCTGGTGCTTGTCGCGGACGCACCGGGACGGCTGCCGATCGCCCTGCACAGCCGGGTACGGGTACTGCGCTCCGTCGCGCCGGTCTGCCGGATCCCGTGGATTGCGGAATGGCGCTCCGGCAGGACCGCGAGGGCAATTCCCCGCCAACTCGTGCGGCTCGGCCAACTGGTCGGCGCGCACCCGGACGGGACCCTTGGATAA